From the Syngnathoides biaculeatus isolate LvHL_M chromosome 10, ASM1980259v1, whole genome shotgun sequence genome, one window contains:
- the rereb gene encoding arginine-glutamic acid dipeptide repeats protein isoform X1 produces the protein MRVRARAAVAPLSCVVSTSHGQTPVDMDDLFSPRRSLNNTQGEIRVGPSHQAKLPELQPRPTPASQTQTESEELMWTPGVNDCDLLMYLRAARSMAAFAGMCDGGSTEDGCLAASRDDTTLNALNMLHASHYDAAKALQHLVKKPLPRLIEKCWSEDDVKRFIKGLRQYGKNFFRIRKDFLPSKKTGELITFYYHWKKTPEAAGTRAYRQQRRQPSSRKAKTRSVAAPVSAPSRNYSVDASSASEDELDSEDSEQEVKSCSHCGTTRSKDWHQGGRYNPLLCTTCRTYENKHGCLPAAQKSTGASFMFKPVKEEEEGNSKHGMRTRRSRAPQLSSLRSGHRRLTGSPTSEDQQSATQNCHTATRASTADNKNDSAKKNNKKVKEEAATPKTMKRVRESPPQEANEPEKVRPKRSKTQEPPDSRSEVEAEVEEESSSESRSAQDDGSSDTKDIDQDNRSSSPSIPSPQQGNESDSDSSAQPSAVPPEPAAPPTVQADAAVPQAPPSQGPVVMPPQSSAPSGPSPSSPDPPQPAAAESAANLGQSGRPPTAPHSLSGAPPLPPTAGQDSPLSSAFQVPPALSSVSSQLPPTQRPPPFFRESQLPQPLLSGPQIKPPPTTPIQPSHKQIPHQPAPPFPQMPSNLPPPPALKPLNSLPNQHPPGAPPPPLQLMPQPMPVQALSGQLPVISQAPTHQGKSTSSPHPSGAPSQPLASAASTSVGPVPSLQPSFPPVGLRPSPSATVGPPQIQIKEEPPDEMEEAESPQSPPRSPSPEPTVINMASHASQSARFIKHLDRGYNSCARTDLFFTPLSCSKLAKKREEALEKCRREAELSARQEREREKDREREREMDRNARASSSSHDSRMSEIQAAAHGRPMYEQPPTTVAAVPPYIGPDTPALRTLSEYARPHVMSPTNRNHPFYVSLSPGDPMLAYHMPGLYSAEHSLRERELRNLRERELRERMKPGFEVKPPDLETLHPSANPMEHYVRHGALALPHIPGPPHHFAPFHPGLNHLERERMVLASSQLRPELSYAERLTAERLHAERMASVAPDPAARLQMLNVTPHHHQHSHIHSHLHLHQQDPLGQGSSPGPLVDPLANGPRLARFPFPGGPIPNPLLADLPHDHEMLRHPLFGAAYPRELQGPIPQLSAAHQLQAMHVQSAELQRMAMEQQWLHGHHLHGGPLPSQEDYYSRLKKEGDKPS, from the exons GCAAAGCTTCCTGAGCTGCAGCCTCGGCCCACGCCGGCTTCCCAAACGCAGACGGAGAGCGAGGAGCTGATGTGGACGCCTGGCGTCAACGACTGTGACCTTCTCATGTACCTGAGAGCTGCCAG gagTATGGCAGCATTTGCAGGCATGTGCGATGGAGGCTCGACGGAGGACGGATGTTTAGCGGCCTCTCGTGACGATACCACGCTCAACGCTCTTAACATG TTGCATGCAAGTCATTACGATGCCGCAAAAGCTCTCCAGCATCTGGTGAAGAAGCCTCTGCCCAGGCTTATTGAGAAGTGCTGGTCTGAGGATGATGTG AAACGCTTCATCAAAGGCCTCAGACAGTACGGGAAGAATTTTTTCCGGATTCGAAAAGACTTTTTGCCTAGCAAAAAGACT gGAGAGCTGATCACGTTCTATTACCATTGGAAAAAAACTCCCGAGGCTGCGGGAACGCGAGCTTATCGCCAACAACGCAGGCAGCCGTCGTCTCGGAAGGCGAAGACTCGCTCCGTCGCCGCTCCTGTGAGCGCCCCGTCTCGAAATTACTCCG TGGATGCAAGTTCAGCCAGCGAAGACGAACTCGACAGCGAAGATAGCGAACAGGAAGTTAAGAGCTGCAGCCACTGCGGTACAACAC GTTCTAAGGATTGGCACCAAGGAGGAAGATACAACCCTTTGCTATGCACAACCTGCCGCACGTACGAAAACAAGCATGGCTGCCTGCCGGCGGCGCAAAAGTCGACTGGCGCGTCATTCATGTTTAAACCtgtcaaagaggaagaggaggggaacAGTAAACATGGCATGAGGACTCGGCGAAGCAGAGCACCT CAATTGTCGTCTTTAAGAAGCGGCCACAGGAGACTCACTGGCTCTCCAACTAGTGAGGATCAGCAGTCCGCAACCCAGAATTGCCATACCGCGACCAGAGCGTCTACCGCAGACAATAAGAATGACTCCGCTAAGAAGAATAACAAG AAGGTGAAAGAGGAGGCAGCCACACCAAAGACAATGAAACGGGTCAGGGAGAGTCCTCCCCAGGAGGCAAACGAGCCAGAAAAAGTCAGACCTAAACGCTCAAAGACTCAG GAGCCGCCAGATTCCCGTTCTGAGGTGGAGGCCGAGGTGGAGGAAGAAAGCTCCTCAGAAAGCCGCAGCGCTCAGGACGACGGCAGCAGCGACACCAAAGACATCGATCAGGACAACCGCAGCTCCTCCCCCAGCATTCCCAGCCCTCAGCAGGGGAACGAGAGCGACTCCGACTCGTCGGCCCAACCCAGCGCTGTCCCTCCGGAGCCTGCGGCCCCGCCGACCGTCCAGGCTGACGCGGCGGTCCCGCAGGCCCCTCCCTCTCAAGGCCCAGTTGTCATGCCACCGCAAAGCTCCGCTCCTTCTGGCCCGTCCCCTTCTTCTCCAGACCCGCCTCAGCCAGCCGCTGCGGAGTCCGCCGCCAACTTGGGCCAGAGCGGCCGCCCGCCGACCGCCCCTCATTCTCTCTCTGGTGCACCACCGCTTCCGCCCACTGCGGGCCAGGACTCTCCTCTCTCGTCTGCGTTTCAGGTGCCGCCTGCCCTCAGCTCGGTGTCCTCCCAGCTCCCGCCAACCCAGAGACCCCCACCCTTCTTTCGGGAGTCGCAGCTGCCCCAACCTCTTCTTTCTGGCCCCCAAATCAAGCCTCCTCCCACCACCCCAATTCAACCTTCCCACAAACAGATACCACACCAGCCTGCTCCGCCCTTCCCCCAGATGCCCTCCAACCTTCCACCTCCACCTGCTCTGAAGCCCCTCAACTCTCTGCCCAATCAGCATCCTCCAGGCGCCCCCCCACCACCTCTCCAGCTCATGCCGCAGCCGATGCCCGTGCAGGCGCTCTCGGGTCAGCTTCCGGTGATTTCCCAGGCGCCGACTCACCAGGGAAAGAGTACAAGTTCCCCTCATCCATCTGGCGCTCCCTCGCAGCCCCTCGCCTCCGCCGCGTCGACCTCAGTAGGCCCCGTCCCCAGCCTGCAGCCGTCCTTCCCTCCCGTCGGGCTGAGGCCATCGCCGAGCGCCACAGTGGGACCGCCTCAAATTCAGATCAAAGAGGAGCCGCCGGATGAGATGGAGGAAGCTGAGAGCCCGCAGTCTCCGCCTCGCAGCCCTTCCCCGGAGCCTACCGTCATCAACATGGCGAGTCACGCCAGCCAGTCTGCACG GTTCATCAAACACCTGGACCGCGGGTACAACTCCTGCGCTCGGACAGACCTGTTCTTCACGCCGCTCTCCTGCTCCAAGCTGGCCAAGAAAAGGGAAGAGGCGCTAGAGAAGTGTCGGAGAGAAGCGGAGCTCAGCGCCAGGCAAGAGCGTGAACGAGAGAAGGATCGCGAGCGAGAGAGGGAGATGGACAGAAACGCT CGAGCATCCAGCTCCTCCCACGACAGCCGCATGAGTGAGATTCAGGCGGCGGCTCACGGGCGCCCCATGTACGAGCAGCCGCCAACCACGGTGGCCGCCGTGCCCCCCTACATCGGCCCCGATACGCCCGCCCTCCGCACCCTGAGCGAATACGCCCGCCCCCATGTCATGTCCCCCACCAACCGCAACCACCCCTTCTATGTGTCTCTGAGTCCCGGGGACCCCATGCTGGCCTACCACATGCCCGGCCTGTACAGCGCCGAGCACAGCCTGAGAGAGCGTGAGCTCAGGAACCTCCGAGAGAGGGAGCTCCGTGAGAGGATGAAGCCGGGCTTCGAGGTCAAGCCCCCCGACCTGGAAACCTTACACCCCTCGGCCAACCCCATGGAGCACTACGTCCGGCACGGGGCCCTGGCTCTGCCTCACATACCGGGACCCCCTCACCACTTTGCGCCCTTTCACCCGGGGCTCAACCACCTGGAGCGAGAGAGGATGGTGCTGGCCAGTAGTCAGCTGCGCCCGGAGCTGAGCTACGCCGAGCGCCTCACTGCGGAGCGGCTGCACGCCGAGAGGATGGCCTCCGTGGCGCCGGATCCCGCGGCGAGGCTGCAGATGCTCAACGTGACGCCGCACCATCACCAACACTCGCACATCCACTCTCACCTCCACCTGCACCAACAGGACCCCCTCGGTCAAG GTTCAAGCCCCGGTCCTCTGGTGGACCCGCTGGCAAACGGACCGCGTCTGGCCCGCTTCCCCTTCCCCGGAGGCCCCATCCCCAACCCTCTGCTGGCCGATCTTCCGCATGACCACGAGATGCTGCGCCACCCTCTGTTTG GGGCCGCGTATCCCCGAGAGCTACAGGGTCCGATTCCTCAGTTATCAGCGGCGCACCAGCTGCAGGCCATGCATGTTCAGTCTGCAGAGCTGCAGCGGATGGCCATGGAGCAGCAGTGGCTGCACGGACATCACCTGCATGGAGGGCCCCTGCCCAGCCAGGAAGATTATTACAG CCGTCTGAAGAAAGAAGGTGACAAGCCATCGTGA
- the rereb gene encoding arginine-glutamic acid dipeptide repeats protein isoform X2, which yields MRFVVRVRFASTLQRSGRRVSSHEVVANELMSRSLNNTQGEIRVGPSHQAKLPELQPRPTPASQTQTESEELMWTPGVNDCDLLMYLRAARSMAAFAGMCDGGSTEDGCLAASRDDTTLNALNMLHASHYDAAKALQHLVKKPLPRLIEKCWSEDDVKRFIKGLRQYGKNFFRIRKDFLPSKKTGELITFYYHWKKTPEAAGTRAYRQQRRQPSSRKAKTRSVAAPVSAPSRNYSVDASSASEDELDSEDSEQEVKSCSHCGTTRSKDWHQGGRYNPLLCTTCRTYENKHGCLPAAQKSTGASFMFKPVKEEEEGNSKHGMRTRRSRAPQLSSLRSGHRRLTGSPTSEDQQSATQNCHTATRASTADNKNDSAKKNNKKVKEEAATPKTMKRVRESPPQEANEPEKVRPKRSKTQEPPDSRSEVEAEVEEESSSESRSAQDDGSSDTKDIDQDNRSSSPSIPSPQQGNESDSDSSAQPSAVPPEPAAPPTVQADAAVPQAPPSQGPVVMPPQSSAPSGPSPSSPDPPQPAAAESAANLGQSGRPPTAPHSLSGAPPLPPTAGQDSPLSSAFQVPPALSSVSSQLPPTQRPPPFFRESQLPQPLLSGPQIKPPPTTPIQPSHKQIPHQPAPPFPQMPSNLPPPPALKPLNSLPNQHPPGAPPPPLQLMPQPMPVQALSGQLPVISQAPTHQGKSTSSPHPSGAPSQPLASAASTSVGPVPSLQPSFPPVGLRPSPSATVGPPQIQIKEEPPDEMEEAESPQSPPRSPSPEPTVINMASHASQSARFIKHLDRGYNSCARTDLFFTPLSCSKLAKKREEALEKCRREAELSARQEREREKDREREREMDRNARASSSSHDSRMSEIQAAAHGRPMYEQPPTTVAAVPPYIGPDTPALRTLSEYARPHVMSPTNRNHPFYVSLSPGDPMLAYHMPGLYSAEHSLRERELRNLRERELRERMKPGFEVKPPDLETLHPSANPMEHYVRHGALALPHIPGPPHHFAPFHPGLNHLERERMVLASSQLRPELSYAERLTAERLHAERMASVAPDPAARLQMLNVTPHHHQHSHIHSHLHLHQQDPLGQGSSPGPLVDPLANGPRLARFPFPGGPIPNPLLADLPHDHEMLRHPLFGAAYPRELQGPIPQLSAAHQLQAMHVQSAELQRMAMEQQWLHGHHLHGGPLPSQEDYYSRLKKEGDKPS from the exons GCAAAGCTTCCTGAGCTGCAGCCTCGGCCCACGCCGGCTTCCCAAACGCAGACGGAGAGCGAGGAGCTGATGTGGACGCCTGGCGTCAACGACTGTGACCTTCTCATGTACCTGAGAGCTGCCAG gagTATGGCAGCATTTGCAGGCATGTGCGATGGAGGCTCGACGGAGGACGGATGTTTAGCGGCCTCTCGTGACGATACCACGCTCAACGCTCTTAACATG TTGCATGCAAGTCATTACGATGCCGCAAAAGCTCTCCAGCATCTGGTGAAGAAGCCTCTGCCCAGGCTTATTGAGAAGTGCTGGTCTGAGGATGATGTG AAACGCTTCATCAAAGGCCTCAGACAGTACGGGAAGAATTTTTTCCGGATTCGAAAAGACTTTTTGCCTAGCAAAAAGACT gGAGAGCTGATCACGTTCTATTACCATTGGAAAAAAACTCCCGAGGCTGCGGGAACGCGAGCTTATCGCCAACAACGCAGGCAGCCGTCGTCTCGGAAGGCGAAGACTCGCTCCGTCGCCGCTCCTGTGAGCGCCCCGTCTCGAAATTACTCCG TGGATGCAAGTTCAGCCAGCGAAGACGAACTCGACAGCGAAGATAGCGAACAGGAAGTTAAGAGCTGCAGCCACTGCGGTACAACAC GTTCTAAGGATTGGCACCAAGGAGGAAGATACAACCCTTTGCTATGCACAACCTGCCGCACGTACGAAAACAAGCATGGCTGCCTGCCGGCGGCGCAAAAGTCGACTGGCGCGTCATTCATGTTTAAACCtgtcaaagaggaagaggaggggaacAGTAAACATGGCATGAGGACTCGGCGAAGCAGAGCACCT CAATTGTCGTCTTTAAGAAGCGGCCACAGGAGACTCACTGGCTCTCCAACTAGTGAGGATCAGCAGTCCGCAACCCAGAATTGCCATACCGCGACCAGAGCGTCTACCGCAGACAATAAGAATGACTCCGCTAAGAAGAATAACAAG AAGGTGAAAGAGGAGGCAGCCACACCAAAGACAATGAAACGGGTCAGGGAGAGTCCTCCCCAGGAGGCAAACGAGCCAGAAAAAGTCAGACCTAAACGCTCAAAGACTCAG GAGCCGCCAGATTCCCGTTCTGAGGTGGAGGCCGAGGTGGAGGAAGAAAGCTCCTCAGAAAGCCGCAGCGCTCAGGACGACGGCAGCAGCGACACCAAAGACATCGATCAGGACAACCGCAGCTCCTCCCCCAGCATTCCCAGCCCTCAGCAGGGGAACGAGAGCGACTCCGACTCGTCGGCCCAACCCAGCGCTGTCCCTCCGGAGCCTGCGGCCCCGCCGACCGTCCAGGCTGACGCGGCGGTCCCGCAGGCCCCTCCCTCTCAAGGCCCAGTTGTCATGCCACCGCAAAGCTCCGCTCCTTCTGGCCCGTCCCCTTCTTCTCCAGACCCGCCTCAGCCAGCCGCTGCGGAGTCCGCCGCCAACTTGGGCCAGAGCGGCCGCCCGCCGACCGCCCCTCATTCTCTCTCTGGTGCACCACCGCTTCCGCCCACTGCGGGCCAGGACTCTCCTCTCTCGTCTGCGTTTCAGGTGCCGCCTGCCCTCAGCTCGGTGTCCTCCCAGCTCCCGCCAACCCAGAGACCCCCACCCTTCTTTCGGGAGTCGCAGCTGCCCCAACCTCTTCTTTCTGGCCCCCAAATCAAGCCTCCTCCCACCACCCCAATTCAACCTTCCCACAAACAGATACCACACCAGCCTGCTCCGCCCTTCCCCCAGATGCCCTCCAACCTTCCACCTCCACCTGCTCTGAAGCCCCTCAACTCTCTGCCCAATCAGCATCCTCCAGGCGCCCCCCCACCACCTCTCCAGCTCATGCCGCAGCCGATGCCCGTGCAGGCGCTCTCGGGTCAGCTTCCGGTGATTTCCCAGGCGCCGACTCACCAGGGAAAGAGTACAAGTTCCCCTCATCCATCTGGCGCTCCCTCGCAGCCCCTCGCCTCCGCCGCGTCGACCTCAGTAGGCCCCGTCCCCAGCCTGCAGCCGTCCTTCCCTCCCGTCGGGCTGAGGCCATCGCCGAGCGCCACAGTGGGACCGCCTCAAATTCAGATCAAAGAGGAGCCGCCGGATGAGATGGAGGAAGCTGAGAGCCCGCAGTCTCCGCCTCGCAGCCCTTCCCCGGAGCCTACCGTCATCAACATGGCGAGTCACGCCAGCCAGTCTGCACG GTTCATCAAACACCTGGACCGCGGGTACAACTCCTGCGCTCGGACAGACCTGTTCTTCACGCCGCTCTCCTGCTCCAAGCTGGCCAAGAAAAGGGAAGAGGCGCTAGAGAAGTGTCGGAGAGAAGCGGAGCTCAGCGCCAGGCAAGAGCGTGAACGAGAGAAGGATCGCGAGCGAGAGAGGGAGATGGACAGAAACGCT CGAGCATCCAGCTCCTCCCACGACAGCCGCATGAGTGAGATTCAGGCGGCGGCTCACGGGCGCCCCATGTACGAGCAGCCGCCAACCACGGTGGCCGCCGTGCCCCCCTACATCGGCCCCGATACGCCCGCCCTCCGCACCCTGAGCGAATACGCCCGCCCCCATGTCATGTCCCCCACCAACCGCAACCACCCCTTCTATGTGTCTCTGAGTCCCGGGGACCCCATGCTGGCCTACCACATGCCCGGCCTGTACAGCGCCGAGCACAGCCTGAGAGAGCGTGAGCTCAGGAACCTCCGAGAGAGGGAGCTCCGTGAGAGGATGAAGCCGGGCTTCGAGGTCAAGCCCCCCGACCTGGAAACCTTACACCCCTCGGCCAACCCCATGGAGCACTACGTCCGGCACGGGGCCCTGGCTCTGCCTCACATACCGGGACCCCCTCACCACTTTGCGCCCTTTCACCCGGGGCTCAACCACCTGGAGCGAGAGAGGATGGTGCTGGCCAGTAGTCAGCTGCGCCCGGAGCTGAGCTACGCCGAGCGCCTCACTGCGGAGCGGCTGCACGCCGAGAGGATGGCCTCCGTGGCGCCGGATCCCGCGGCGAGGCTGCAGATGCTCAACGTGACGCCGCACCATCACCAACACTCGCACATCCACTCTCACCTCCACCTGCACCAACAGGACCCCCTCGGTCAAG GTTCAAGCCCCGGTCCTCTGGTGGACCCGCTGGCAAACGGACCGCGTCTGGCCCGCTTCCCCTTCCCCGGAGGCCCCATCCCCAACCCTCTGCTGGCCGATCTTCCGCATGACCACGAGATGCTGCGCCACCCTCTGTTTG GGGCCGCGTATCCCCGAGAGCTACAGGGTCCGATTCCTCAGTTATCAGCGGCGCACCAGCTGCAGGCCATGCATGTTCAGTCTGCAGAGCTGCAGCGGATGGCCATGGAGCAGCAGTGGCTGCACGGACATCACCTGCATGGAGGGCCCCTGCCCAGCCAGGAAGATTATTACAG CCGTCTGAAGAAAGAAGGTGACAAGCCATCGTGA